TCGGGTATCTCGGACGAGAGCCACGGCCTGAACTACGTGGCGCTGCAGCTCGGGCTGGCGTTCCACTTCTGAGCTAGCCTCCCCGCCCGATGAAAACGCGTGTCGCCGCCGCGCTCCTGGTCTGCCTCGTGAGCCTCGTGACTCGCACCGCGCGCGCGGACGGAGAGTTCGCCCGCTCGGGGGCGTACATCGGCGTGGGCGCTTCGCGCTCGCTCAACCTGGTGGAAGACTTCCTGGCCGACGATCCCGTGCTGAAGCACATCGACGCCAGCGACAACTGGGGCGTGAACGCGCGCGCGGGCTACCGCCTGACCTCCTGGTTCGCGCTGGAGGCGGAGTACGAGTGGCTCGACGACTTCAACGTGCGCTTCGGCGGCATCGACCTGGGCACGATCGGCGCCCAGTCGGCCACCGCGAACTTGAAGCTGATCGGACCGTTCGGACGC
The Myxococcota bacterium genome window above contains:
- a CDS encoding porin family protein, coding for MKTRVAAALLVCLVSLVTRTARADGEFARSGAYIGVGASRSLNLVEDFLADDPVLKHIDASDNWGVNARAGYRLTSWFALEAEYEWLDDFNVRFGGIDLGTIGAQSATANLKLIGPFGRFQPYFLLGAGAIWVSVHDRFGAIDVTSPAFAGRVGIGMDVFLTQSFYLNVGAEGLLSPAKVSLNTGSLDASAHGVGAVNIQAGLGWRF